A single Defluviitalea saccharophila DNA region contains:
- a CDS encoding ABC transporter ATP-binding protein, whose protein sequence is MLTVNGINVYYGAIHAIKDVSFHVGDGEIVTLIGANGAGKTTILHTISGLLRTKTGDIKFLDNPINKVEPHEILKMGIAHVPEGRRIFSQMTVLENLQMGAYTRTNKEETNNMIEMVFEKFPRLKERVNQLAGTMSGGEQQMLAIGRALMSKPKLLLMDEPSMGLAPILVQEIFNIIQEINSAGTTILLVEQNANMALSIANRAYVLETGKVVLEGNAKELLGNENVRKAYLG, encoded by the coding sequence ATGCTAACAGTAAACGGAATCAATGTATATTATGGAGCTATTCATGCAATTAAAGACGTTTCTTTCCATGTTGGAGATGGAGAAATTGTAACTTTAATTGGTGCGAATGGTGCAGGCAAGACAACAATTCTTCATACGATTTCCGGATTGTTAAGAACAAAAACCGGAGATATTAAATTTTTAGATAATCCTATAAATAAAGTTGAACCTCATGAAATATTAAAAATGGGCATTGCCCATGTACCTGAAGGTCGAAGAATTTTTTCACAAATGACTGTTTTGGAAAATTTGCAAATGGGTGCATACACTAGAACGAATAAAGAAGAAACAAATAATATGATTGAAATGGTATTTGAAAAATTCCCTCGATTAAAAGAAAGAGTTAATCAATTGGCAGGAACAATGAGTGGAGGCGAGCAGCAGATGCTTGCTATTGGCAGAGCATTAATGTCTAAGCCAAAACTGTTATTAATGGATGAACCTTCAATGGGATTAGCACCTATTTTAGTTCAAGAAATTTTTAATATCATTCAGGAAATCAATTCTGCCGGAACTACTATTTTACTTGTTGAACAAAATGCCAATATGGCTTTATCCATTGCGAATAGAGCATATGTTCTCGAAACCGGAAAAGTTGTTTTAGAAGGAAATGCAAAAGAGCTTCTTGGAAATGAAAATGTACGAAAGGCTTATTTAGGCTAA
- a CDS encoding ABC transporter substrate-binding protein, whose translation MIKAKKLISMVLVGGVLLSSLVGCGNAGSNSQNSGSSDVIKIGGIAPLTGDVAVYGVAANNGAKLAIEEINANGGLLGKQIEYVAYDDKGDPTEAVNAYKKLTSNDKVEAILGAVTSKPTMTVTPLAAKDGIPMITPTATALEVTSAGPNIFRACFIDPYQGEVMAKFAVEELKAAKAAVIYNTADDYSVGVAEAFRDAAQNFGAQVVSFEGYNGDDKDFKAVLTNVKGQSPDVLFIPDYYNRVGLIAQQAKEVGITATLLGADGWDGVIGVNPEAVEGAYFCNHYSTDDTAEEVQNFLKVYKEKYNEDPVSFAALGYDAMKILAAAIEKAGSTDKEAVVKALAETNITSVTGTITFDENRNPVKGVAIIRIENGSNKLYTKMSL comes from the coding sequence ATGATTAAAGCAAAAAAATTAATATCAATGGTATTAGTTGGAGGAGTTTTGCTTTCTAGCCTTGTAGGCTGCGGAAACGCAGGGAGTAATTCTCAGAATTCAGGAAGTTCAGATGTAATTAAAATTGGTGGAATTGCACCACTAACAGGAGATGTGGCTGTTTATGGAGTAGCAGCTAACAACGGAGCAAAATTAGCGATTGAAGAAATTAACGCAAACGGTGGTCTCTTAGGAAAACAAATCGAATATGTGGCTTATGACGATAAGGGAGATCCAACAGAAGCAGTAAATGCATACAAGAAATTAACAAGTAATGATAAGGTTGAAGCAATTTTAGGGGCTGTTACAAGTAAACCAACAATGACAGTTACACCTTTAGCAGCAAAAGACGGTATTCCAATGATTACACCAACAGCTACAGCTTTGGAAGTAACATCAGCGGGACCAAATATTTTCCGTGCTTGTTTCATTGACCCATATCAAGGGGAAGTTATGGCAAAATTTGCAGTAGAAGAATTAAAAGCTGCTAAAGCAGCAGTTATTTATAATACTGCAGACGATTATTCCGTAGGTGTAGCAGAAGCATTCAGAGATGCTGCACAAAACTTTGGAGCACAAGTTGTAAGCTTTGAAGGGTACAATGGAGACGACAAGGACTTTAAAGCAGTTCTTACTAATGTAAAAGGTCAATCTCCAGATGTATTATTTATCCCTGATTACTATAATAGAGTAGGACTTATTGCACAACAAGCAAAAGAAGTTGGCATTACTGCAACACTTCTTGGTGCAGATGGTTGGGATGGAGTAATTGGAGTTAATCCTGAAGCTGTTGAAGGTGCATATTTCTGTAACCATTATTCAACAGACGATACTGCAGAAGAAGTTCAAAACTTCTTAAAAGTGTATAAAGAAAAATATAATGAAGATCCTGTGAGCTTCGCAGCTTTAGGATATGATGCAATGAAGATTTTAGCAGCAGCCATTGAAAAAGCAGGATCTACAGATAAAGAAGCTGTAGTAAAAGCTTTAGCTGAAACCAATATCACATCTGTTACTGGAACAATTACTTTTGATGAAAATAGAAACCCAGTTAAAGGTGTAGCTATTATCAGAATAGAAAATGGCAGCAATAAATTATACACAAAGATGAGTCTTTAG
- a CDS encoding branched-chain amino acid ABC transporter permease, giving the protein MNKRLKSYSINIGAIIVIYALLTLLMKTGIINSYYEVIVISIGINIILAASLNLATGYLGQLALGHAGFMAVGAYVSAICTSHMNLPDTLQLIVSILVGGIVAGIFGILVGVPALRLKGDYLAIITLAFGEIIRVIILNLKITGGARGLKGIPPLTGFNSVFWITIIIVAIIYTLINSRHGRAIISIREDEIAAESVGIPTTYYKNFAFSLAAVFAGIGGGLYAHYYTVLDPGYFDFMRSIEILIIVVLGGMGSLTGSIVAAIVLTIIPQLLIDFADWRMLIYSIILIIMMLFRPEGLFGKKEFSLITLLKGKQQALNTAPNSNGRSE; this is encoded by the coding sequence ATGAATAAAAGATTAAAGTCATATTCCATAAACATCGGAGCTATCATAGTTATTTACGCTTTGTTAACTCTGCTCATGAAAACTGGAATCATAAACAGCTATTATGAAGTTATTGTAATAAGTATTGGTATTAATATTATTTTGGCTGCAAGCTTAAACTTAGCCACAGGATATTTGGGACAACTTGCCCTAGGTCATGCAGGATTTATGGCCGTTGGTGCCTATGTTTCAGCAATATGTACCTCACACATGAATTTACCTGATACACTCCAGCTTATTGTTTCTATCTTAGTAGGTGGAATTGTTGCGGGAATTTTTGGTATTCTTGTTGGAGTACCTGCACTTCGATTAAAAGGTGATTATCTTGCGATTATTACCTTAGCTTTTGGAGAAATTATTAGAGTTATAATATTAAATTTGAAAATTACTGGTGGAGCAAGAGGACTTAAAGGAATTCCGCCGCTTACTGGATTTAATTCTGTATTTTGGATTACAATCATTATCGTTGCAATAATTTATACTTTAATCAATTCAAGACATGGACGAGCTATTATATCCATTCGTGAAGATGAAATTGCGGCTGAGTCGGTTGGTATTCCTACAACGTATTATAAAAACTTTGCTTTTTCTTTAGCTGCAGTGTTTGCAGGAATTGGTGGTGGGTTATATGCCCATTACTATACTGTTCTGGATCCAGGATATTTTGATTTTATGAGATCTATAGAAATACTGATTATAGTAGTATTAGGTGGTATGGGAAGTTTAACAGGCTCAATAGTAGCAGCTATTGTTTTAACAATCATACCACAGTTGTTGATTGACTTTGCAGATTGGCGCATGCTTATTTATTCCATTATACTCATCATTATGATGCTATTTAGACCAGAAGGTCTTTTCGGTAAAAAAGAGTTTTCTCTTATTACATTATTAAAAGGCAAACAACAAGCACTCAATACTGCTCCTAATAGCAATGGAAGGAGTGAATAA
- a CDS encoding ribonuclease H-like domain-containing protein produces the protein MIEIYKPLSHSLNIQSYFPLCKNENSILFDIETTGFSRSQSQLYLIGCIYFKNNIWILHQFFSEHPEDEIELLMNFFRICDSFKYIIHFNGNTFDIPYLEEKASLLNIPCPLKKLESIDILKDIRPFQNILGLENCRLKTIESFLKINRNDPYTGGELIEQYYDYCKNKNESLKNNLLLHNEEDLYGLIKILKIYDYISFFRRLKDPHFIINTQYIGIEKNKLLFSLEASLISPLTLTIKNGNWTCKIYEEKTILEFEIELINTTLYHYFQNYKEYYYISELDEAIHKSVASFLPKEKRKPAAASNCYIKRKGLFLQIMNEKIHLPTFKENINSKEKYIHIEPDKVLEIKDEFIELAIGFFQSILPKY, from the coding sequence ATGATAGAAATATATAAACCCCTTTCCCACTCTTTAAATATACAATCGTATTTTCCTTTATGTAAAAATGAAAATAGTATCTTGTTCGATATTGAAACCACAGGATTTTCCCGCTCTCAGTCACAGCTCTATTTAATCGGCTGTATTTATTTTAAAAATAATATCTGGATATTGCATCAATTTTTTTCAGAGCACCCCGAAGATGAAATAGAATTACTTATGAATTTTTTTAGAATATGCGATTCATTCAAATATATAATTCATTTTAACGGCAATACTTTTGATATTCCCTATTTAGAAGAAAAAGCTTCTTTATTAAATATACCCTGTCCATTAAAAAAACTTGAATCCATAGATATTTTAAAAGATATCCGTCCTTTTCAAAATATCCTTGGCCTTGAAAACTGCAGGCTAAAAACCATAGAATCTTTTCTCAAAATCAATAGAAATGATCCTTATACTGGTGGAGAACTGATCGAACAATATTATGATTACTGCAAAAATAAAAACGAATCTTTAAAAAATAATTTACTCCTTCATAATGAGGAAGATCTTTATGGTCTTATTAAAATATTGAAGATATACGATTACATTTCTTTTTTCAGAAGGCTGAAAGATCCTCATTTTATTATTAATACTCAATACATAGGCATTGAAAAAAACAAACTTTTATTTTCCTTAGAAGCATCCCTGATTTCTCCCCTAACGCTTACAATAAAAAATGGAAATTGGACCTGTAAAATTTATGAGGAAAAGACAATCCTTGAATTTGAAATAGAATTAATAAACACTACCTTATATCATTATTTCCAAAACTACAAAGAATACTATTATATTTCTGAACTGGATGAAGCAATTCATAAATCTGTCGCTTCTTTTTTGCCCAAAGAAAAGAGAAAGCCAGCTGCTGCTTCAAATTGTTATATTAAAAGAAAAGGGTTATTTCTTCAAATAATGAATGAAAAGATTCATTTGCCCACTTTTAAAGAAAATATTAACTCTAAAGAAAAGTACATTCATATTGAACCTGATAAAGTTCTAGAAATAAAAGATGAATTCATCGAACTGGCAATTGGATTTTTTCAATCCATACTCCCTAAATATTAA
- a CDS encoding branched-chain amino acid ABC transporter permease, which produces MTFLQQLINGIHVGSIYALIALGYTMVYGIIKLINFAHGDIIMMGAYITFVSLIMLNVPAWMAIIIAILVCLISGILIERIAYKPLRNAPRISALITAIGVSLFLENLFFKIFGGNPRPFPVLINTTPISLGSLQISMVTLITIVISIFLMLALDLFVKKTKTGKAMRAVSEDQGAAQLMGINVNTTISITFAIGSTLAAIGGILYSTAYPQIDPFMGMMPGLKAFVAAVLGGIGIIPGAMLGGFIMGIAESFTKGYISSQLADAVVFGILILVLSLKPSGIFGKNVKEKV; this is translated from the coding sequence ATGACATTCTTACAACAGTTGATTAATGGTATACATGTAGGTAGTATCTATGCTTTAATTGCGTTAGGATATACTATGGTATACGGTATCATTAAATTGATTAATTTTGCCCATGGGGATATTATTATGATGGGCGCATATATTACATTTGTTTCTTTGATAATGCTCAATGTTCCGGCCTGGATGGCTATTATTATTGCTATTTTAGTATGTCTGATTTCTGGAATTTTGATTGAACGTATTGCATACAAACCACTCCGAAATGCTCCCAGGATATCTGCTCTTATTACAGCAATCGGGGTTAGTTTATTCTTAGAAAATTTATTTTTTAAAATATTTGGAGGAAATCCAAGACCTTTCCCGGTGTTGATTAATACTACACCGATTTCTTTAGGTTCTCTTCAAATCAGTATGGTGACTCTTATTACAATCGTAATATCTATTTTCTTAATGTTAGCTCTTGACTTATTTGTTAAGAAGACAAAAACAGGGAAAGCCATGCGTGCAGTATCTGAAGATCAAGGAGCTGCACAATTAATGGGTATAAATGTAAATACGACAATATCTATTACTTTTGCAATTGGTTCCACGTTAGCAGCTATTGGAGGCATTTTGTATAGTACCGCTTATCCACAAATCGATCCTTTTATGGGTATGATGCCGGGTTTAAAAGCATTTGTAGCGGCAGTTCTTGGTGGAATCGGTATTATTCCTGGAGCTATGTTGGGCGGCTTTATCATGGGCATTGCTGAGAGTTTTACAAAAGGCTATATATCCAGCCAACTGGCAGACGCAGTTGTTTTTGGAATACTCATACTTGTGTTAAGCCTAAAACCTTCTGGAATATTTGGCAAAAATGTTAAGGAGAAAGTGTAG
- a CDS encoding ABC transporter ATP-binding protein: protein MALLETKDLGITFGGLRAVGDFSIKIEEQELMGLIGPNGAGKTTVFNLLTGVYLPTEGVINLDGENIVGKKPYEIVQKGISRTFQNIRLFKDLTVIDNVKMAFHHKMKYSAVEGILRLPSYWKEEKEIHEKALELLKLFNMDQAAYTTAKNLPYGQQRKLEIARALAADPKLLLLDEPAAGMNPNETKELMETIHFIRDKFKIAILLIEHDMSLVMGICEKIVVIDYGMIIATGTPEEIKKNKKVIGAYLGE from the coding sequence ATGGCATTACTAGAAACTAAGGACTTAGGGATTACTTTTGGCGGCTTAAGAGCCGTTGGCGATTTTAGTATTAAGATTGAAGAACAGGAGCTAATGGGTCTTATTGGTCCCAATGGCGCCGGAAAAACCACTGTTTTTAATTTATTAACAGGAGTATATCTTCCCACAGAGGGAGTTATTAATTTAGACGGTGAAAACATTGTAGGGAAAAAGCCTTATGAGATTGTTCAAAAAGGTATTTCGAGAACATTTCAAAACATAAGATTATTTAAAGATTTGACTGTTATAGATAATGTAAAAATGGCCTTTCATCATAAGATGAAATATTCAGCTGTTGAAGGCATATTAAGATTGCCTTCATATTGGAAGGAAGAAAAAGAAATCCATGAAAAGGCATTGGAATTATTAAAGCTTTTTAATATGGATCAAGCAGCATATACAACTGCAAAGAATCTTCCTTATGGTCAACAAAGAAAACTAGAAATTGCAAGAGCTTTGGCTGCAGATCCTAAATTGCTTTTATTAGACGAGCCTGCAGCAGGGATGAATCCTAATGAAACAAAAGAGCTTATGGAAACCATTCATTTTATTAGGGATAAGTTCAAAATAGCGATATTGCTTATTGAGCATGATATGAGTTTAGTTATGGGTATTTGTGAGAAAATTGTTGTAATTGACTATGGAATGATTATTGCAACTGGAACTCCTGAGGAAATCAAGAAAAATAAAAAAGTTATTGGGGCTTACTTAGGAGAATAG
- a CDS encoding CBS and ACT domain-containing protein: MYVKNRMNTNVITITEDASISKAFKLMMEHGFSQLPVVRDGILVGLVTEKVLTEVSPSKATSLSVYEINYLLSKTKVKDIMLTEVITVDPDMLIEEAAVLLRSNDIGSLPVVIENNELVGILTRTDLFDAFIEFLGANDHGTRISLEVKDELGTLADIASIIKQYGINIQHVSNYTVKEGQSEIIIRLNTTEVDDLVNSLKNRGYNILSIIKKD, encoded by the coding sequence ATGTATGTTAAAAATCGAATGAATACCAATGTAATTACAATCACCGAAGATGCTTCTATCTCTAAGGCATTTAAGTTGATGATGGAACATGGCTTTTCTCAGCTTCCTGTAGTAAGAGACGGTATATTAGTCGGTCTTGTTACAGAAAAAGTTCTTACGGAAGTTAGCCCATCAAAAGCTACCTCTTTAAGTGTCTATGAAATCAATTACCTTCTTTCTAAAACAAAGGTAAAAGATATCATGTTAACTGAAGTAATTACAGTTGATCCTGATATGCTCATTGAAGAAGCAGCTGTTTTATTAAGAAGTAATGATATAGGTTCCCTTCCGGTTGTTATAGAAAATAATGAACTTGTTGGAATTTTAACCCGTACAGATTTATTTGATGCCTTTATTGAATTTCTTGGTGCCAATGACCACGGAACTAGAATTTCTCTTGAAGTAAAGGATGAATTAGGTACCTTAGCAGATATTGCAAGTATTATTAAACAATACGGCATCAATATTCAACATGTGAGCAATTATACTGTAAAAGAAGGGCAAAGTGAAATCATCATTCGTTTAAATACAACCGAGGTTGATGATCTGGTAAATTCATTAAAAAATCGCGGATATAATATATTATCAATCATTAAGAAAGATTAG